One segment of Gemmatimonadota bacterium DNA contains the following:
- a CDS encoding methyl-accepting chemotaxis protein, producing MNLFSQHSIRGRLITAMGALLLLLAVAGALGRLSLVALSDKSARAMTDVQQEAQSAALLTSSVVQQLAAGERYLQSADSGALEAFRRDGVAAHSAQQSLRANRTLLASDGALLTTIDGRLAQLESLQDSAFHLKALHRDADAVRTMTEIRPVEAALLDDVQQLGLLRAKRLESTISTLRNDAIRRAAALLAVIAAAMLLGLAIVSWTSRAVSTPLAQLVAHASALASGRLDVRTTTELPDEFRALGVAMNTTADSLERIVGAAQSTAVSVTTSAHELANAAEQISLAAGQTATAMSDVTEGAEQQVYALRGVDDALHVMRGRADAVRAGAAEVKTLADDIERSAQEKRAELRRALGLLDGIRTSVERASAEVRELTSTADNINRFVATVSRIAEQTNLLALNAAIEAARAGVAGRGFAVVADEVRKLAEQAQTAADDVVELTAVVMARVGSTTTAMRDGSSRVGEIETLSREIDAALSAIALAAEHTLRAAADVTIAADENVSAVLEASGGIQQATHTAENHAAAAQQVSASTEEQSAACEEMSSASASLLDGASKLRDLVAGLRQR from the coding sequence GTGAACCTGTTCTCCCAGCACTCCATTCGCGGCCGCCTGATCACCGCAATGGGCGCGCTGTTGCTCCTGCTCGCCGTGGCCGGTGCATTGGGGCGTCTCTCGCTGGTCGCCCTTTCCGATAAGAGCGCCCGCGCCATGACCGACGTGCAGCAGGAGGCGCAGTCCGCGGCCCTCCTCACGTCGAGCGTCGTGCAGCAGCTGGCGGCGGGCGAGCGCTATCTGCAATCCGCTGACTCCGGTGCCCTTGAGGCGTTTCGCCGTGACGGTGTGGCGGCTCACAGCGCGCAACAGTCACTGCGCGCCAACCGCACGCTCCTAGCCAGCGATGGTGCGCTCCTGACCACCATTGACGGGCGACTCGCACAGCTTGAATCACTCCAAGACAGCGCGTTCCATCTCAAAGCGCTGCATCGTGACGCCGATGCGGTACGCACGATGACGGAGATTCGCCCCGTAGAGGCGGCACTGCTCGACGACGTGCAACAACTCGGCCTCCTCCGCGCCAAACGGCTCGAGAGCACCATCAGCACCCTCCGCAACGACGCCATTCGACGCGCCGCCGCGCTCCTCGCGGTGATCGCCGCGGCGATGCTGCTCGGGCTCGCCATTGTCTCGTGGACGTCGCGCGCCGTGTCCACACCACTGGCCCAGCTCGTGGCACACGCCAGCGCGCTGGCCAGCGGCCGACTCGACGTGCGCACCACCACCGAACTCCCCGACGAGTTCCGCGCCCTCGGCGTCGCCATGAACACGACCGCCGATTCGCTCGAACGCATTGTCGGTGCCGCACAAAGCACGGCGGTGAGCGTCACCACGTCCGCCCACGAACTGGCCAACGCCGCTGAGCAGATTTCGCTCGCTGCGGGGCAGACGGCCACCGCGATGTCGGACGTCACCGAAGGCGCCGAACAGCAGGTGTATGCGCTCCGCGGCGTGGATGACGCCCTCCACGTGATGCGCGGCCGCGCCGACGCCGTGCGCGCGGGCGCCGCCGAAGTGAAAACACTCGCCGACGACATCGAACGCTCCGCGCAAGAAAAACGCGCCGAGCTGCGACGCGCCCTCGGGCTCCTCGACGGCATTCGCACCTCCGTCGAACGCGCCTCCGCCGAAGTGCGCGAACTCACCAGCACCGCCGACAACATCAACCGCTTTGTGGCCACCGTCAGCCGTATCGCGGAGCAAACGAATCTGCTCGCGCTCAATGCCGCCATCGAAGCGGCGCGCGCGGGCGTTGCCGGTCGCGGCTTTGCCGTGGTCGCCGATGAAGTGCGCAAGCTCGCCGAACAAGCACAGACCGCCGCCGATGACGTGGTCGAACTCACCGCCGTCGTGATGGCGCGCGTTGGGAGCACCACGACGGCCATGCGCGATGGCTCGTCGCGCGTTGGGGAGATCGAAACCCTCTCGCGCGAAATCGACGCCGCCCTCTCGGCTATCGCGCTCGCCGCCGAACACACGCTGCGCGCCGCTGCCGACGTCACCATCGCCGCCGACGAAAATGTCTCCGCCGTGCTCGAAGCCAGCGGCGGCATTCAGCAGGCCACCCACACCGCCGAAAACCACGCCGCCGCCGCGCAGCAGGTCAGCGCGAGCACCGAAGAACAGAGCGCGGCCTGCGAAGAAATGAGCTCCGCCTCCGCCTCGCTGCTCGACGGCGCCAGTAAACTGCGCGACCTCGTCGCCGGCCTCCGGCAGCGCTGA
- a CDS encoding agmatine deiminase family protein — protein MSTGTVRWPAEWERHDATWIAWPHHEPDWPGKFAPIPWVYAEIVRALAAHERVEIVCHDPTVLKDATHCLAAHGVDTSRVRLHRARTDRVWMRDSAPTVVFDGPTPTLVNWGFNAWAKYDNYADDARMGQVMAEATGLVRHEPMRPDGGGRVMLEGGGIETDGRGTILVTEEWLLTDEQVRNPGLGRADYEAIFARELGCSKTLWLGEGCVGDDTHGHVDDIARFVAPGVVVLAYESDPTDDNHRRSADNLHRLASATDATGAPIRTVTLPYPRAVMMDGQRLPASYANFYIANGSVIVPTFNDPNDRVALHTLAELFPGREIVGIHAVDLVWGLGTLHCLSQQQPAAPR, from the coding sequence GTGAGCACCGGAACGGTGCGCTGGCCAGCCGAGTGGGAGCGGCACGACGCGACGTGGATTGCGTGGCCGCACCACGAGCCCGACTGGCCGGGGAAGTTCGCGCCCATCCCGTGGGTCTACGCCGAAATCGTGCGCGCACTCGCAGCGCACGAACGTGTGGAGATTGTGTGTCACGACCCCACCGTACTCAAGGACGCGACGCACTGCCTCGCCGCACACGGCGTAGACACCTCCCGCGTGCGGTTGCACCGCGCCCGCACCGACCGCGTGTGGATGCGCGACTCCGCCCCCACCGTGGTCTTTGACGGTCCCACCCCTACCCTCGTCAACTGGGGCTTCAACGCCTGGGCCAAGTACGACAACTACGCCGACGATGCCCGCATGGGTCAGGTGATGGCCGAAGCCACGGGCCTTGTACGCCACGAGCCCATGCGCCCCGACGGCGGCGGCCGTGTGATGCTCGAAGGCGGTGGCATCGAAACCGATGGACGCGGCACTATCCTCGTCACCGAGGAATGGCTCCTTACCGACGAACAGGTGCGCAACCCGGGACTTGGCCGCGCCGACTACGAGGCCATCTTCGCGCGCGAACTCGGCTGCTCCAAAACCCTCTGGCTCGGCGAAGGCTGTGTTGGTGATGACACGCACGGACACGTGGACGACATCGCACGCTTTGTTGCGCCTGGCGTGGTGGTGCTCGCATACGAGAGCGACCCCACCGACGACAATCACCGCCGCTCCGCCGACAATCTCCACCGCCTCGCCTCCGCCACGGATGCCACCGGCGCCCCGATTCGCACGGTGACGTTGCCATATCCGCGCGCCGTGATGATGGACGGCCAACGCCTACCGGCGAGCTACGCGAATTTTTACATCGCCAACGGCTCCGTCATTGTCCCCACGTTCAACGACCCCAACGATCGTGTGGCACTCCACACGCTCGCCGAGCTTTTTCCGGGACGCGAAATCGTCGGCATTCACGCGGTCGATCTCGTCTGGGGGCTCGGCACCCTGCACTGCCTGTCGCAGCAACAACCCGCCGCACCCCGCTGA
- the queE gene encoding 7-carboxy-7-deazaguanine synthase, with product MTYTVKECFYTLQGEGAHTGRPAVFLRFSGCNLWTGREEDRASAVCKFCDTDFVGVGPDGGKFASAAELAALVASRWPASDGGAHRYVVCTGGEPLLQLDAPLLDALHARGFAVAVETNGTQPAPSGIDWICVSPKIGAPFVLTRGDELKLVFPQEGGDPVPFEQLAFTHFFLQPMDGPNGAANTASAVAYCLAHPRWRLSAQTHKQIGVR from the coding sequence GTGACCTACACCGTAAAGGAGTGCTTCTACACCCTGCAGGGTGAAGGAGCACACACCGGACGCCCCGCGGTGTTTCTCCGTTTTTCGGGATGCAATCTGTGGACGGGGCGCGAGGAAGATCGCGCGAGCGCCGTCTGCAAATTCTGCGATACCGACTTTGTTGGCGTCGGACCAGACGGCGGTAAGTTCGCGTCCGCTGCGGAACTCGCCGCGTTGGTGGCAAGCCGCTGGCCGGCGAGTGACGGCGGCGCCCACCGCTACGTGGTGTGCACCGGCGGCGAGCCCTTGCTGCAACTCGACGCGCCTCTCTTGGACGCCCTGCACGCGCGCGGCTTTGCGGTGGCGGTCGAAACCAACGGCACCCAACCTGCGCCGAGCGGCATCGACTGGATTTGCGTGAGCCCCAAAATCGGCGCGCCGTTCGTCCTCACGCGCGGTGACGAGCTGAAACTCGTCTTCCCGCAGGAAGGAGGCGACCCGGTACCCTTTGAACAGCTGGCCTTCACCCATTTCTTCCTGCAGCCCATGGACGGGCCGAACGGCGCCGCCAACACGGCGAGCGCCGTCGCCTACTGCCTCGCGCACCCGCGCTGGCGGCTCTCGGCGCAAACTCACAAGCAGATTGGAGTGCGGTAA
- the queC gene encoding 7-cyano-7-deazaguanine synthase QueC, with the protein MGKPAVLLLSGGLDSTTLLALATRDGWSVNALTFRYGQRHGVEIERARALAEHYHVARHVIADIDLRQFGGSALTADIAVPKDRDASAMGEGIPVTYVPARNTIFMSFALAWAETLNAQDIFIGVNALDYSGYPDCRPEYIHAFESMANLATRAGVEGTARLHIRTPLIDLTKREIIALGLSLGVDYGMTTSCYDPAPNGAACGHCDACQLRRRGFEQAGVADPTPYAP; encoded by the coding sequence ATGGGCAAACCCGCAGTGCTGCTTCTCAGCGGCGGCCTCGACTCCACCACGCTCCTCGCATTGGCCACGCGCGATGGCTGGTCGGTAAATGCGCTCACCTTTCGCTACGGCCAACGGCACGGCGTCGAAATCGAACGCGCGCGCGCCCTCGCCGAGCACTATCACGTGGCTCGGCACGTGATCGCGGATATTGACCTGCGACAGTTCGGCGGCTCCGCACTGACCGCGGACATTGCCGTCCCCAAGGATCGCGATGCCTCCGCGATGGGCGAGGGCATTCCGGTGACGTACGTGCCGGCCCGCAACACCATCTTCATGTCGTTCGCGCTCGCCTGGGCCGAAACGCTCAACGCGCAAGACATTTTCATTGGCGTGAATGCGCTCGACTACAGCGGCTACCCCGACTGCCGCCCCGAGTACATCCACGCGTTCGAATCAATGGCCAACCTCGCCACGCGCGCCGGCGTCGAAGGCACGGCGCGACTCCACATTCGCACGCCGCTCATTGACCTCACCAAGCGCGAAATCATTGCTCTCGGTCTCTCGCTCGGCGTGGACTACGGCATGACCACCAGTTGTTACGACCCCGCGCCCAACGGAGCGGCGTGCGGCCACTGTGATGCCTGCCAGCTCCGGCGACGAGGCTTCGAGCAGGCCGGCGTGGCGGACCCCACGCCATACGCGCCGTGA
- a CDS encoding carbon-nitrogen hydrolase gives MTRAPFTVALIQDAVTGDPTQTLASTIVRIREAAANGAQIICLKELFNAPYFCKTLKQEYFDLAEPIPGQTIEFLRALAAELEVVLVVPMYEKQAPGVYRNSAAVIDADGTLLGVYRKMHIPHDPMFEEKYYFAPGDATSDGPDSAAGFKVWKTRYATIGVLICWDQWYPEAARITALLGADVLLYPTAIGWHPAEKAEWGAAQVDAWRTAQRAHAIANGVFVAATNRVGFEPEPGTDGLEFFGHSFVCDPYGRVVAEADTAPAIVMAKCDPALIEYTRRNWPFLRDRRIDAYGPILKRWLGA, from the coding sequence ATGACTCGCGCCCCATTTACTGTTGCACTCATTCAGGACGCCGTGACTGGCGATCCCACGCAGACGCTCGCCTCCACCATTGTCCGCATCCGCGAAGCCGCGGCCAATGGCGCGCAAATCATCTGCCTGAAAGAGCTGTTCAACGCACCGTACTTCTGCAAAACACTCAAGCAGGAGTACTTCGACCTCGCCGAGCCCATTCCGGGGCAAACCATTGAGTTCCTGCGCGCACTCGCCGCAGAACTCGAAGTGGTGCTCGTGGTGCCGATGTACGAAAAACAGGCGCCGGGGGTGTATCGCAACTCCGCCGCCGTCATCGACGCCGACGGCACGCTCCTCGGCGTCTACCGCAAAATGCACATCCCGCACGACCCGATGTTCGAGGAGAAGTACTACTTCGCACCGGGCGATGCGACCTCCGATGGCCCCGACAGCGCCGCGGGCTTCAAGGTGTGGAAGACGCGATACGCCACCATCGGGGTGCTCATCTGCTGGGACCAGTGGTACCCAGAAGCCGCACGCATCACTGCATTGCTCGGCGCCGACGTGCTTTTGTATCCCACGGCCATCGGCTGGCATCCCGCCGAAAAGGCCGAGTGGGGCGCCGCACAGGTGGACGCCTGGCGCACGGCACAGCGCGCGCACGCGATTGCCAACGGTGTGTTTGTGGCCGCCACCAACCGGGTCGGCTTTGAACCCGAACCCGGCACCGACGGACTCGAGTTCTTTGGCCATTCGTTTGTGTGCGATCCGTACGGTCGCGTCGTCGCGGAGGCCGATACCGCACCGGCCATCGTGATGGCCAAGTGCGATCCCGCGCTCATCGAGTACACGCGCCGCAACTGGCCCTTCCTCCGCGACCGGCGCATCGACGCATACGGTCCCATCCTCAAGCGCTGGCTCGGCGCGTGA
- a CDS encoding 6-carboxytetrahydropterin synthase: protein MTAIAEAFCEFTVAASRRLTGVPSDHPCARMHGHTFLVRVVARGPIDPTTGFVVDFADIQRDWAPLQEALDHRYLNNVPGLENPTSEVLSRWIWERLAPTLPALWAIEVRETGNSGVVFRG, encoded by the coding sequence ATGACGGCGATCGCCGAGGCCTTCTGCGAGTTCACGGTGGCCGCCTCCCGGCGCCTCACGGGGGTCCCTAGCGACCATCCGTGCGCTCGGATGCACGGGCACACCTTTCTGGTGCGGGTGGTGGCACGGGGCCCGATAGACCCCACCACGGGCTTTGTGGTGGATTTTGCCGACATCCAGCGAGACTGGGCACCGCTGCAGGAGGCGCTGGATCACCGATACCTGAACAACGTGCCAGGGCTCGAAAACCCCACCTCTGAGGTGCTGAGCCGCTGGATCTGGGAGCGGCTCGCCCCCACACTTCCCGCCCTCTGGGCCATTGAGGTCCGGGAAACGGGCAATTCTGGGGTAGTTTTTCGGGGCTGA
- a CDS encoding redoxin domain-containing protein, translated as MALFVSRADAQEAPKVGELAPDFSLQGATKAGVTAKQLRLSDFRGQVVVLAFFPKARTKGUTVQMEAYRDQYATLFHNGKGVAVIGISTDADTVLANWAREKNFPVYFASDDKVEVGKLYDAKIPLVNYERRKLFVIGPDGRVAHIMDPFREISPAAYTELAEAVNKALPPGTK; from the coding sequence ATGGCACTGTTCGTGTCGCGCGCCGACGCGCAGGAGGCGCCGAAGGTCGGCGAACTCGCGCCGGACTTCTCGCTGCAAGGCGCCACCAAAGCTGGCGTCACCGCCAAACAACTCCGCCTCTCCGATTTTCGCGGACAGGTCGTCGTCCTGGCCTTCTTTCCCAAGGCGCGGACCAAGGGCTGAACGGTTCAAATGGAGGCGTACCGTGATCAGTACGCCACACTGTTCCACAACGGCAAAGGGGTGGCCGTCATCGGCATTAGCACCGATGCGGACACCGTGCTCGCCAACTGGGCGCGCGAAAAGAACTTTCCGGTGTACTTCGCGAGCGACGACAAAGTCGAGGTCGGCAAGCTCTATGATGCCAAGATTCCCCTCGTCAACTACGAACGCCGCAAACTGTTCGTGATTGGCCCCGACGGGCGAGTCGCGCACATTATGGATCCGTTCCGGGAGATTTCCCCGGCGGCCTACACAGAGCTCGCCGAGGCCGTGAACAAGGCGCTTCCGCCGGGTACCAAGTGA